Proteins co-encoded in one Rhizobium sp. NZLR1 genomic window:
- a CDS encoding ABC transporter permease, with protein sequence MRLRDIPITAWIGITGIAIAFIFALFAPWLAPYGETQVVGDVWQLPDDHYIFGLDNLGRDIFSRLIYGARTTLLVSSAATIISFSLGIILSFTAAVSRGIIDTVFSRFNDLMMSIPTLIFALVVLAVLPQNIIVLILVMAILDSTRVYRLGRAVALDVAVMEFVEAAKLRGEGRLWIIFREILPNTLSPLLAEFGLRFAFSILFLSTLSFLGLGIQPPAADWGGMVKDNKDGIIFGISAALVPGTAIAVLAVCVNLVVDWLLKRTSSLKGGRGDA encoded by the coding sequence ATGAGATTGAGAGACATCCCCATCACCGCCTGGATCGGCATCACCGGCATCGCCATCGCCTTCATCTTTGCGCTCTTTGCACCTTGGCTCGCCCCCTATGGCGAGACGCAGGTCGTCGGCGACGTCTGGCAACTGCCGGATGATCACTATATCTTCGGCCTCGACAACCTCGGCCGCGACATCTTCTCGCGGCTGATCTACGGCGCGCGCACGACACTGCTGGTCTCATCCGCGGCCACCATCATCTCCTTCTCGCTCGGTATCATCCTGAGCTTCACCGCCGCGGTTTCGCGCGGCATCATCGACACGGTGTTCTCGCGCTTCAACGATCTGATGATGTCGATCCCGACGCTGATCTTTGCGCTGGTGGTTCTTGCGGTCCTGCCGCAGAACATCATCGTCCTGATCCTGGTGATGGCGATCCTCGATTCCACCCGCGTTTATCGCCTCGGCCGCGCCGTGGCGCTCGATGTCGCGGTGATGGAATTCGTCGAGGCGGCCAAGCTACGCGGCGAAGGCAGGCTCTGGATCATCTTCCGCGAAATCCTGCCGAACACGCTGTCGCCTCTGCTTGCCGAGTTCGGGCTGCGCTTCGCCTTCTCGATCCTGTTCCTCTCGACGCTTTCCTTCCTCGGCCTCGGCATTCAGCCGCCGGCGGCCGATTGGGGCGGCATGGTCAAGGACAACAAGGACGGCATCATCTTCGGCATCTCCGCCGCGCTGGTGCCGGGCACGGCGATCGCCGTGCTTGCCGTCTGCGTCAACCTCGTGGTCGACTGGCTCCTGAAACGTACATCCAGCCTCAAGGGAGGGCGCGGCGATGCCTGA
- a CDS encoding alpha/beta hydrolase, which produces MSAPSPAPTEKGILQFLEICDSFYPADAVDASAEQQRHWYDALCARFDRPLPPEMIFADGMLQRIPIRRYRPRKIVTRTILLYLHGGGFVVGSLESHHAICAEIADFAGAELVSVDYRLAPEYRWPAQTDDGFTVLKHLLSANSKVVLIGDSAGGNLAAGLALRARDEGLSGLIGQVLIYPALGGDLTAGSYVEMAEAPGLTTADVAYYRDILQATADSEIAEPLQAASLAGLPPAFITVAHFDPLRDDGRHYAARLTAEGVEVWFREEPQMVHAWLRARHISDGARDGFHAVCEAVRHFAAP; this is translated from the coding sequence ATGTCCGCTCCATCGCCTGCGCCCACCGAAAAGGGCATCCTGCAGTTTCTTGAGATCTGCGATAGCTTCTATCCCGCGGACGCCGTTGACGCGTCGGCCGAGCAGCAGCGGCATTGGTACGACGCTCTTTGCGCCCGCTTCGACCGACCGTTGCCCCCGGAGATGATCTTTGCGGACGGCATGCTCCAGCGCATACCGATTCGGCGCTACCGCCCACGGAAGATCGTCACGCGGACCATCCTGCTCTATCTGCATGGCGGCGGCTTCGTTGTCGGTTCGCTCGAGAGCCACCATGCCATCTGCGCCGAGATTGCCGATTTTGCCGGCGCGGAACTCGTTTCCGTCGATTACCGGCTGGCCCCGGAATATCGCTGGCCGGCACAGACGGATGACGGCTTTACCGTGTTGAAGCATCTGCTTTCCGCCAACAGCAAGGTCGTGCTGATCGGCGACAGCGCCGGCGGCAATCTTGCGGCGGGCCTTGCATTGCGTGCACGCGACGAGGGCCTGTCCGGCCTCATTGGCCAGGTCCTGATCTACCCCGCGCTCGGCGGGGACCTTACGGCAGGCTCTTACGTCGAGATGGCCGAGGCCCCAGGGCTGACGACGGCGGATGTCGCCTATTATCGCGACATCCTGCAGGCGACGGCAGACAGTGAGATCGCTGAGCCGCTGCAGGCAGCCTCGCTGGCCGGGCTGCCGCCGGCCTTCATCACGGTCGCGCATTTCGATCCTCTCCGCGACGACGGCCGGCACTATGCCGCCCGGCTTACCGCGGAGGGCGTCGAAGTCTGGTTTCGGGAGGAGCCGCAAATGGTGCATGCTTGGCTGCGCGCCCGCCACATCAGCGATGGCGCACGCGATGGTTTCCATGCCGTCTGCGAGGCCGTCCGGCATTTCGCGGCGCCCTGA
- a CDS encoding CocE/NonD family hydrolase gives MNMGSRGFATIENEWITLKDGTRLAARIWMPDGAEQDPVPAVFEFLPYRKRDGTCLRDESTYPVFAAAGIAGVRVDIRGSGESDGVIDGEYTERELADACELIAWIAAQPWSNGSVGMMGISWGGFNSLQVAALRPPALKAVISLASTVDRYNDDIHYKNGCHLSAQLSWAATMLGYQSRPPDPALVGERWKEMWLERLAGEPFFMEEWLAHQRRDDFWRHGSIAEDFSSVEIPTLVIAGWADGYRNTPLMAVEGLGDKAKALIGPWVHKYPHFAWPKPRTDFHGEAIAWWNKWLRGEDNGIDRLPQARAYILDAIRPAPRRDSDRGFWIAKDVWTPPHMQCFYVEQFGRLTEGMPIPHAPEHPVYVSSRLDIGTASGEYFTLKPDAEMAIDQRSDDAGSLVFDTMPLAGDCDYLGRPVLTLALRPGAAGGNLCARLVDVHPDGTATRVAFGVVNLTHRDGNADPKPLIPGETVSIRLALDACGYRFRKGHRIRLSLSTAYWPMILPPPEDEGVEIDMASLGLGLPVLGDHRRIEIEEPANPDPLPKYIEHAAAATKRQVVRDLSANRTDYRIHEDTGLHEHPQTGLSTRQLREEVWSISPDDPLSMTGTSTWTCDMRRPGWFVRTVSTARIACTATDWIISAVVTAFEDDVQIFEKVFAEKRIRRDLM, from the coding sequence ATGAACATGGGCTCGCGCGGCTTTGCCACGATCGAAAATGAATGGATCACGCTAAAGGATGGAACACGGCTTGCCGCGCGCATCTGGATGCCCGACGGCGCGGAGCAGGATCCCGTTCCCGCCGTCTTCGAATTCCTGCCCTATCGCAAACGCGATGGAACCTGCCTCAGGGACGAGTCGACCTATCCAGTGTTTGCGGCCGCAGGCATTGCCGGCGTGCGCGTCGATATCCGGGGATCGGGAGAATCCGATGGCGTCATCGATGGCGAATATACCGAGCGTGAGCTCGCCGATGCCTGCGAGCTGATCGCGTGGATTGCCGCCCAGCCATGGTCGAACGGCTCGGTCGGCATGATGGGCATCTCCTGGGGCGGGTTCAACAGCCTGCAGGTCGCAGCTCTGCGCCCGCCGGCGCTGAAAGCCGTCATCTCGCTCGCCTCGACCGTCGACCGCTACAATGACGATATCCACTACAAGAACGGCTGCCATCTCTCCGCCCAGCTCTCCTGGGCGGCGACGATGCTCGGCTACCAGTCGCGCCCGCCCGATCCGGCGCTGGTCGGCGAGCGCTGGAAGGAAATGTGGTTGGAGCGCCTGGCAGGCGAACCCTTCTTCATGGAGGAGTGGCTGGCCCACCAACGGCGCGACGATTTCTGGCGTCACGGCTCGATCGCAGAGGATTTTTCAAGCGTCGAGATCCCGACGCTGGTGATCGCCGGCTGGGCGGATGGCTACCGCAATACGCCGCTGATGGCGGTCGAGGGCTTGGGCGATAAAGCCAAGGCGTTGATCGGCCCTTGGGTGCATAAATACCCGCACTTCGCCTGGCCGAAACCCCGCACGGATTTCCATGGCGAAGCGATCGCCTGGTGGAACAAGTGGCTGCGTGGCGAGGACAATGGCATCGACCGCTTGCCGCAGGCCCGCGCCTATATTCTCGATGCCATCCGCCCTGCGCCCCGCCGCGATAGTGATCGGGGTTTCTGGATCGCCAAGGATGTCTGGACGCCGCCGCACATGCAATGCTTCTATGTCGAGCAATTCGGCAGGTTGACGGAGGGCATGCCGATCCCGCATGCGCCCGAGCATCCCGTCTATGTGAGCTCTCGGCTCGACATCGGGACGGCATCGGGTGAATATTTCACGCTGAAGCCGGATGCCGAAATGGCGATCGATCAGCGCTCGGACGATGCCGGCTCATTGGTTTTCGATACGATGCCGCTTGCCGGCGATTGCGACTATCTCGGCCGGCCGGTGCTGACGCTTGCGCTACGTCCCGGCGCGGCGGGTGGGAATCTCTGCGCCCGGCTCGTCGACGTCCATCCGGATGGCACGGCAACGCGTGTCGCCTTCGGCGTTGTCAATCTTACCCACCGTGACGGCAATGCCGATCCCAAGCCGCTGATTCCAGGCGAGACAGTGTCGATCCGGCTCGCGCTCGACGCCTGCGGTTATCGCTTCCGCAAGGGGCATCGCATCCGTCTTTCGCTTTCGACGGCCTATTGGCCGATGATCCTTCCGCCGCCTGAGGATGAAGGGGTAGAGATCGATATGGCATCGCTCGGCCTGGGGCTGCCGGTGCTCGGCGACCATCGCAGGATTGAAATCGAGGAACCGGCCAATCCCGATCCTCTGCCAAAATATATTGAACATGCGGCGGCTGCGACGAAACGGCAGGTCGTCCGCGACCTGTCTGCCAACCGGACGGATTATCGCATCCACGAGGATACCGGGCTCCACGAACATCCGCAGACGGGCCTGTCAACCCGGCAATTGCGCGAGGAAGTCTGGTCGATTTCACCGGATGATCCGCTGTCGATGACAGGAACATCGACCTGGACCTGCGACATGCGCCGCCCCGGCTGGTTCGTCCGCACAGTCTCAACGGCGCGGATTGCCTGCACTGCGACCGATTGGATCATCAGCGCCGTCGTCACCGCTTTCGAGGACGACGTGCAGATCTTCGAAAAGGTCTTTGCGGAAAAGCGGATCCGACGCGACCTGATGTGA
- a CDS encoding ABC transporter substrate-binding protein has translation MNDYTKFLASRVTAGGLSRREFMGRAMAAGITLAVADKLFTESAEAAEPKRGGHLKLGLEGGAATDSKDPAKFLSQFMFCVGRCWGDMLVESDPLTGAAVPALAESWEPSKDAVTWTFKIRKGVKFHDGKELTIDDVVATLKRHTDKKSESGALGVLGSIKEVKADGGNLVLTLSEGNADMPLLLSDYHLVIQPNGGVDDPLASIGTGPYKLTSFEAGVRATFEKNKDDWRSDRGYVDSIEVIGMNDATARIAALSSGQVHYINRVDPKTVNLLKRAPNVEILSTAGRGHYVFIMHCDKAPFDNNDLRLALKYAMDRETMVQKILGGYGKVGNDFPINSTYALFPEGIEQRVYDPDKAAFHYKKSGHSGSVLLRTSEVAFPGGVDAAVLYQESCKKAGIEIEVKREPGDGYWTNVWNVQPFSTSYWGGRPTQDQMYSTAYLSTADWNDTKFKRPDFDKLLLQARSELDEAKRKDMYRAMAMMVRDEGGVILPMFNDFVNASTKQVKGYVHDIGNDMSNGYVATRVWLDA, from the coding sequence ATGAACGACTATACCAAATTTCTCGCAAGCCGCGTCACCGCAGGCGGGCTCAGCCGCCGCGAATTCATGGGACGCGCCATGGCGGCAGGCATCACACTTGCCGTCGCCGACAAGCTCTTCACCGAGAGTGCCGAAGCCGCCGAACCGAAACGCGGCGGCCACCTGAAGCTCGGCCTCGAAGGGGGGGCGGCCACCGATTCCAAGGATCCGGCGAAATTCCTGTCGCAGTTCATGTTCTGCGTCGGCCGCTGCTGGGGTGACATGCTGGTCGAATCCGACCCGCTGACCGGTGCCGCCGTACCGGCGCTCGCCGAATCCTGGGAGCCGTCGAAGGACGCGGTGACCTGGACCTTCAAGATCCGCAAGGGTGTCAAGTTCCACGATGGCAAGGAACTCACGATCGACGACGTCGTTGCGACGCTGAAGCGCCACACCGATAAAAAGTCGGAATCCGGCGCGCTCGGTGTTCTCGGGTCGATCAAGGAGGTCAAGGCTGACGGCGGCAATCTCGTGCTGACGCTGAGCGAAGGCAATGCCGACATGCCGTTGCTGCTGTCCGATTACCATCTGGTCATCCAGCCGAACGGCGGCGTCGACGATCCGCTCGCCTCGATCGGCACCGGTCCCTATAAGCTGACGAGCTTCGAGGCCGGCGTTCGCGCCACCTTCGAAAAGAACAAGGACGACTGGCGCAGCGACCGGGGTTATGTCGATTCGATCGAAGTGATCGGCATGAATGACGCGACCGCCCGCATCGCGGCCCTGTCGTCCGGCCAGGTGCACTATATCAACCGCGTCGACCCGAAGACGGTCAACCTCTTGAAACGCGCCCCCAACGTCGAGATCCTCTCGACCGCCGGCCGCGGCCATTACGTCTTCATCATGCACTGCGACAAGGCGCCGTTCGACAATAACGACCTGCGCTTGGCCCTCAAATACGCCATGGACCGCGAAACCATGGTGCAGAAGATCCTCGGCGGTTACGGCAAGGTCGGCAACGACTTTCCGATCAACAGCACCTATGCGCTATTCCCCGAGGGCATCGAGCAGCGCGTTTACGATCCCGACAAGGCCGCCTTCCACTACAAGAAATCGGGCCATAGCGGCTCGGTCCTCTTGCGCACCTCGGAAGTCGCTTTCCCCGGCGGCGTCGATGCGGCCGTCCTCTATCAGGAAAGTTGCAAGAAGGCCGGGATCGAGATCGAGGTGAAGCGCGAACCGGGCGACGGCTACTGGACCAACGTCTGGAACGTCCAGCCCTTCTCGACCTCCTACTGGGGTGGCCGGCCGACGCAGGACCAGATGTATTCCACCGCCTATCTCTCGACGGCGGATTGGAACGACACCAAGTTCAAGCGTCCCGACTTCGACAAACTGCTGCTACAGGCCCGCTCCGAACTGGATGAAGCCAAGCGCAAGGACATGTACCGCGCCATGGCGATGATGGTGCGCGACGAAGGCGGGGTGATTCTGCCGATGTTCAACGACTTCGTGAACGCCTCCACCAAGCAGGTGAAGGGTTATGTCCACGACATCGGCAACGACATGTCGAACGGTTATGTCGCAACCCGCGTCTGGCTGGACGCCTGA
- a CDS encoding RNA polymerase sigma factor, whose amino-acid sequence MDAELIERAQGGDREAFGQLVSRHYDFVHAAAWRWSGSSTDADDIAQEVCVKLGAAIRGFRGASRFRTWLYTLTLNAARDHRRKLAREEQTFRAFAAEPRQDAPAANDDELSSELWAAVRALPERQCDAVLLVYGEGLSHSAAADIMGCSETTVSWQVHEARKRLKAMLGKEEV is encoded by the coding sequence TTGGATGCGGAGCTCATAGAACGAGCACAGGGCGGCGACCGGGAGGCCTTCGGGCAACTGGTTTCGCGCCACTATGATTTCGTCCATGCGGCGGCATGGCGGTGGTCGGGCAGTTCCACCGACGCGGACGATATTGCCCAGGAGGTTTGCGTCAAACTCGGCGCAGCCATTCGCGGCTTTCGTGGCGCCAGCCGCTTCAGGACATGGCTCTATACGCTGACGCTCAACGCGGCCCGCGACCATAGACGGAAGCTTGCGCGAGAAGAGCAGACATTTCGCGCATTCGCCGCCGAACCGCGGCAGGATGCGCCGGCCGCAAACGACGACGAGTTATCGAGTGAATTATGGGCAGCCGTGCGCGCCTTGCCGGAAAGGCAATGCGACGCCGTGCTGCTCGTCTATGGCGAAGGCCTTAGCCATTCCGCTGCCGCCGATATCATGGGCTGTTCGGAAACGACCGTGTCCTGGCAGGTGCATGAGGCGCGCAAAAGGTTGAAGGCCATGCTCGGCAAGGAAGAGGTATGA
- a CDS encoding acetate--CoA ligase family protein, whose protein sequence is MTASPLDRLLRPQTIAVFGGREARRVIEQCDRMGFSGKIWPVHPKLDEVLGRACYRSVSDLPSAPDAAFVGVNRTLTVEIVRSLSAAGAGGAVCYASGFSEATGELGDGAELQQALLEAAGDMPILGPNCYGLINGLDGALLWPDQHGMQRIERGVAILTQSSNIAINLTMQTRGLPIAYVVTAGNQAQTSLADIACALIDDPRVTAVGLHVEGFGDLASLEHLAAAARRSRKPVVVLKVGRSEQAKRAAVSHTASLAGSDAVADAVLARLGLGRVQSLPALLEILKLLHVAGPLASRSISSMSCSGGEASLMADAAVGRNVEFPPLRPQQLPRLRRVLGEMVTLSNPLDYHTFVWGDLARQTEAFSAMFEGGYALNLVVLDFPRGDRCDASEWAMTADAVITAASATGALAGILATLPENMPEPIANRLMANGIIAFSGIDETITAVEVAAGIGQAWGAPPALPLLNVSCLGGEIETLTEADAKTELAACGLPVPRGLQAFSPRDAGEQAERLGFPVVLKALGIAHKTEAGAVALNLKDVETVSNAAAAMPLNAGYLVEKMIDPPVAELIVGAVRDPVFGLSLTLGAGGILVELLEDSVILPLPATKTEIYAAISRLKLAKLIYGYRGRPKGDLDAAVVAIAAAADFVVTNAAWLEELDINPLMVLPEGQGVAAVDALIRRRR, encoded by the coding sequence ACCGCATGGGCTTTTCAGGCAAGATCTGGCCCGTCCATCCCAAACTCGACGAGGTGCTTGGACGGGCCTGCTATCGCTCGGTCTCCGATCTGCCGTCGGCGCCGGACGCCGCCTTCGTCGGCGTCAACAGGACGCTGACCGTCGAGATCGTGCGCAGCCTTTCTGCGGCCGGTGCCGGCGGCGCGGTCTGTTATGCCTCCGGCTTCAGCGAGGCGACCGGCGAACTCGGCGACGGCGCCGAGCTGCAGCAAGCCCTGCTGGAAGCGGCTGGCGATATGCCGATCCTCGGGCCGAACTGCTACGGGCTGATCAACGGTCTCGACGGCGCGCTGCTGTGGCCCGATCAGCACGGCATGCAGCGGATCGAACGGGGTGTGGCGATCCTCACGCAATCCTCCAATATCGCCATCAACCTGACCATGCAGACCCGTGGGCTGCCGATCGCCTATGTGGTCACGGCCGGCAATCAGGCGCAGACATCGCTTGCCGATATCGCCTGCGCGCTGATCGACGATCCGCGCGTCACGGCGGTCGGCCTCCATGTCGAAGGTTTCGGCGATCTTGCTTCCCTGGAACACTTGGCTGCCGCTGCCCGCCGATCGAGGAAGCCGGTGGTCGTGCTGAAGGTCGGCAGGTCCGAGCAGGCAAAACGCGCGGCGGTGTCGCACACTGCCTCGCTTGCCGGCAGCGATGCCGTGGCAGACGCCGTACTCGCTCGTCTCGGCCTCGGCCGCGTCCAGAGCTTGCCGGCGCTGTTGGAAATCCTGAAGCTGCTGCATGTCGCCGGCCCGCTCGCAAGCCGTTCGATCTCGTCGATGAGCTGCTCGGGCGGCGAGGCTTCGCTGATGGCCGATGCCGCCGTCGGCCGCAATGTCGAATTCCCACCCCTGCGGCCGCAACAATTACCGCGTCTGCGGCGGGTCCTCGGCGAGATGGTGACGCTTTCCAATCCGCTCGACTACCACACCTTCGTCTGGGGTGATCTCGCGCGCCAAACCGAAGCCTTCAGCGCCATGTTCGAAGGCGGTTATGCCCTCAATCTCGTGGTCCTCGACTTCCCGCGCGGTGACCGCTGCGATGCCTCCGAATGGGCGATGACGGCCGACGCGGTCATCACTGCCGCCTCCGCCACCGGCGCGCTGGCCGGTATTCTGGCGACACTTCCGGAAAATATGCCCGAGCCGATCGCCAATCGACTGATGGCAAATGGAATCATTGCCTTCTCAGGCATCGACGAAACCATCACCGCTGTGGAAGTCGCGGCCGGCATCGGCCAAGCTTGGGGAGCACCACCTGCCCTGCCGCTGCTCAACGTGTCGTGCTTGGGCGGCGAGATCGAGACGCTGACGGAAGCCGATGCGAAGACCGAACTTGCTGCCTGCGGCCTCCCTGTTCCCCGGGGGCTGCAGGCTTTTTCTCCCCGCGATGCCGGCGAACAGGCCGAACGGCTCGGTTTTCCCGTCGTCCTGAAGGCTCTCGGCATCGCTCACAAGACCGAGGCCGGGGCTGTCGCGCTCAACCTTAAGGATGTTGAAACGGTTTCGAACGCGGCGGCGGCCATGCCGCTAAATGCCGGTTATCTCGTCGAGAAGATGATCGATCCGCCGGTCGCCGAGCTCATTGTCGGCGCCGTCCGCGACCCTGTCTTCGGATTGTCGCTCACGCTCGGAGCGGGAGGAATCCTCGTTGAATTGCTTGAGGATTCGGTCATTCTTCCGCTTCCCGCGACGAAAACCGAGATTTACGCGGCGATTTCTCGTCTCAAACTTGCAAAATTGATCTATGGCTATCGCGGGCGGCCAAAAGGCGATCTCGACGCCGCGGTCGTCGCTATCGCAGCAGCGGCAGATTTTGTCGTAACGAACGCGGCATGGCTGGAGGAACTGGACATTAATCCATTGATGGTTCTTCCCGAAGGGCAAGGCGTTGCAGCAGTCGATGCGCTGATACGGCGGAGGAGGTAG
- a CDS encoding ABC transporter permease: MTNPVPSNILPGLRFRQRFPLLALILERFVLSIVLLFAVSILIFGGLEALPGDFATTYLGQSATPQAVANIRQDLGLNRPVTTRYVEWLGNAVQGNFGTSWASKNSVSEQIGKRLGNSLFLAGFAAVISVPLAVGLGMFSVHFRNRLPDKIINVISLAAISLPEFFIGYLLILFFAVNLGIATFPATVYDSMGFVERLKAIALPTATLVLVVLAHMMRMTRAAILSVMSSAYMETAELKGLSAFRSIVKHAAPNALAPIINVVALNLAYLVVGVVVVEVVFVYPGMGQYMVDAVTVRDMPVVQACGLIFAAVYIFLNMTADILAIVANPRLRHPR; encoded by the coding sequence ATGACCAATCCAGTCCCGAGCAATATCTTGCCGGGCTTGAGGTTCCGGCAGCGTTTTCCGCTGCTCGCCCTCATCCTCGAGCGCTTCGTGCTCAGCATCGTGCTGCTTTTCGCCGTTTCCATCCTGATTTTCGGCGGGCTCGAAGCCCTGCCCGGCGATTTTGCCACCACCTATCTCGGCCAGTCGGCCACACCGCAGGCTGTCGCCAATATTCGTCAGGATCTCGGGCTGAACCGTCCGGTCACGACGCGCTACGTCGAATGGCTCGGCAACGCCGTTCAAGGGAACTTCGGCACATCCTGGGCCAGCAAAAATTCGGTGAGCGAGCAGATCGGCAAGCGCCTTGGCAATTCGCTCTTCCTGGCGGGTTTCGCCGCGGTGATATCAGTGCCGCTCGCCGTCGGCCTCGGCATGTTCTCGGTGCATTTCCGCAACCGGCTGCCGGACAAGATCATCAATGTGATCTCGCTTGCGGCGATCTCGCTGCCGGAATTCTTCATCGGCTATCTGCTCATCCTCTTCTTCGCGGTGAACCTCGGCATCGCCACCTTTCCGGCGACGGTCTATGACAGCATGGGCTTCGTCGAGCGGTTGAAGGCGATCGCCTTACCGACGGCCACCCTGGTGCTCGTCGTGCTCGCCCACATGATGCGGATGACGCGGGCCGCCATCCTCTCGGTGATGTCTTCCGCCTATATGGAGACCGCCGAGCTGAAAGGCCTCAGCGCCTTCCGCTCGATCGTCAAGCACGCGGCGCCCAATGCGCTGGCGCCGATCATCAACGTCGTCGCGCTGAACCTCGCCTATCTCGTCGTCGGCGTCGTCGTTGTCGAAGTGGTCTTCGTCTATCCCGGCATGGGGCAATATATGGTCGATGCGGTCACCGTGCGCGACATGCCGGTCGTGCAAGCCTGCGGCCTGATCTTCGCGGCGGTCTACATCTTCCTCAATATGACGGCCGATATCCTCGCGATCGTCGCCAATCCCCGGCTGAGGCATCCGCGATGA
- a CDS encoding carnitinyl-CoA dehydratase, whose amino-acid sequence MSDQIRVRHHGGILEVVIDRPKANAIDLATSRALGLIFRDFRDDSELRVAIVSGAGEKFFCAGWDLKAAASGDAVDGDYGVGGFGGLQELRDLNKPVICAVNGICCGGGLEIALSADLIIAAEHATFALPEIRSGTVADAASIKLPKRIPYHIAMDMLLTGRWLDVHEAHRWGFVNEVLPAGRLMERAWELARLLASGPPLVYAAIKEIVRDAEGSTFQTAMNKVTKRQFATVDRLYSSQDQLEGARAFAEKRNPIWKGQ is encoded by the coding sequence TTGAGCGACCAAATTCGCGTACGACATCACGGCGGCATCCTCGAAGTCGTCATCGACCGGCCGAAGGCGAACGCCATCGACCTGGCGACCAGCCGTGCCCTGGGATTGATCTTCCGGGATTTCCGCGACGATTCTGAATTGCGTGTCGCCATCGTCTCGGGCGCGGGCGAGAAGTTCTTTTGCGCCGGCTGGGACCTCAAGGCGGCTGCATCAGGCGATGCGGTCGACGGCGATTATGGCGTCGGCGGCTTCGGCGGGCTGCAGGAGCTGCGCGATCTCAACAAGCCCGTCATCTGTGCGGTCAACGGCATCTGTTGCGGCGGCGGACTGGAGATCGCGCTCTCAGCCGACCTGATCATCGCCGCCGAACATGCGACCTTCGCGCTGCCGGAAATCCGCTCCGGTACGGTTGCCGATGCGGCCTCGATCAAGCTGCCGAAACGCATTCCCTACCATATCGCCATGGACATGCTTTTGACCGGACGCTGGCTCGACGTTCACGAGGCGCATCGCTGGGGTTTCGTCAACGAGGTCTTGCCAGCCGGGCGGCTGATGGAGAGAGCCTGGGAGCTTGCCCGCCTGCTCGCGAGCGGGCCGCCGCTCGTCTATGCGGCCATCAAGGAAATCGTGCGCGATGCGGAGGGTTCGACGTTCCAGACTGCCATGAACAAGGTCACCAAGCGGCAGTTTGCAACGGTCGACAGGCTCTATTCGAGCCAAGACCAATTGGAAGGCGCGCGGGCCTTCGCCGAGAAGCGAAACCCTATCTGGAAAGGACAATAA